A single Oncorhynchus tshawytscha isolate Ot180627B linkage group LG01, Otsh_v2.0, whole genome shotgun sequence DNA region contains:
- the LOC112243248 gene encoding vitellogenin-like — MRAVVLALTLALVASQSVNFAPDFAASKTYVYKYEALLLGGLPEEGLARAGVKVISKVHISAVAENTYLLKLVNPEIFEYSGVWPNDPFVPAAKLTSALAAQFSIPIKFEYAKGVVGKVFAPTAVSETVLNVHRGILNILQLNIKKTQNVYELQEAGAQGVCKTHYVIREHARPERIHLTKSKDLNNCQQRIMKDFGLAYTEKCVECRQRGEALMGAATYNYLMKPADNGALILEATVTELHQFTPFNEMSGAAQMEAKQMLTFVEIKKDPIIVPDNNYVHRGSIQYEFATEILQMPIQLLKISNARAQAVKILNHLVTYNTAQVHEDAPLKFLQFIQLLRVAGSETINAIWAEFKAKPAYRHWILDAVPSIGRSVAVRFIKEKFLAGDITIFEAAQALVAAVHMVTADLETVKLVESLAFNHKIQTHPVLREIAMLGYGTMVSKYCVQYPNCPAELVKPIHELAVQAVANSKFEELSMVLKALGNAGHPASIKPITKLLPVFGTAAAALPLRVQADAVLALRNIAKREPRMVQEVAVQLFMDKALHPELRMLACIVLFETKPPMGLVITVASILKTEKNLQVASFTYSHMMSLTRSTSPDFASVAAACNVAVKMLSTKFRRLSCHFSQAIHLDAYSNPLRIGAAASAFYINDAATLFPRTVVAKARTYFAGAAADVLEVGVRTEGIQEALLKLPPAPENADRITKMRRVIKALSDWRSLDTRKPLASIYVKFFGQEIAFANIDKSIIDQALQLANSPSAHALGKNALKALLAGATFQYVKPLLAAEVRRIFPTAVGLPMELSYYAAAVAKAYVKVRATLTPALPETFHAAQLLETNIELHAEVRPSIVMHTFAVMGVNTAFIQAAIMARTKVRTIVPAKFAAQLDIANGNFKFEAFPVSAPEHIAVAHIETFAVARNVEDVPAERITPLIPAQGVARSAQQSRDKFTSMIAASASRSSEILYSDLPSNFKPIIKAIVVGLEETICVERLGVKACFEFASESAAFIRNTLFYNMIGKHSVLISVKQSSEPAIERLEFEVQVGPKAAEKIIKVITMNEEEEAPEGKTVLLKLKKILVPDLKNGTRDSSSSSSSSSSSSRPRSKKSESSSSSSSSSSRISEPYDPNDRKFKKNHKDSQATSNVISRSKSSASSFHAIYKQDKFLGNKLAPKVIILFRLVRADHKIEGYQVTAYLNKATFRLQIIMAALDENDNWKLCADGVLLSKHKVTAKIAWGAECKDYNTFITAETGLVGPSPAVRLRLSWDRLPKVPKAVWRYVRIVSEFIPGYIPYYLADLVPMQKDKNSEKQIQCTVVATSERTLDVILKTPKMTLYKRGVNLPCSLPIESMTDLSPFDDNIVNKIHYLFSEVNAVKCSMVRDTLTTFNNRKYPVNMPLSCYQVLAQDCTIELKFMVLLKKDHASEENHINVKISDIDVDLYPEDNDVIVKVNGMEISKANLPYEDPSGSIKIGLKGEGVSLYAKSHGLQEVYFDRNSWKIKVVDWMKGQTCGLCGKADGEHRQEYRTPSGRLTKSSVSFAHSWVLPSDSCRDASECLMKLESVKLEKQVIVDDRDSKCYSVEPVLRCLPGCLPVRTTPITIGFHCLPVDSNLNRSEGLSSIYEKSVDLMEKAEAHVACRCSEQCI, encoded by the exons CGAGTCAATCTGTTAACTTTG CCCCTGATTTTGCTGCCAGTAAGACCTATGTGTACAAGTATGAGGCACTGCTCCTGGGTGGTCTGCCTGAGGAGGGTCTGGCTAGAGCTGGAGTAAAAGTAATCAGCAAAGTTCATATCAGTGCAGTTGCAGAGAATACCTACTTGCTGAAG CTTGTGAACCCTGAGATCTTTGAGTACAGTGGTGTGTGGCCCAACGATCCTTTCGTCCCAGCTGCAAAACTCACTTCAGCCCTGGCTGCTCAGTTCTCGATTCCCATCAAGTTTGAGTATGCCAAGGGTGTTGTGGGTAAGGTATTTGCCCCCACTGCTGTCTCTGAAACAGTGCTGAATGTCCATAGAGGTATCCTGAACATTCTTCAGCTCAACATCAAGAAGACACAAAACGTCTATGAGTTGCAGGAG GCTGGAGCTCAGGGAGTGTGCAAGACCCACTATGTGATCAGGGAACATGCCAGGCCAGAGCGCATCCATTTGACCAAGAGCAAGGATCTCAATAACTGCCAGCAGAGAATCATGAAGGACTTTGGTCTGGCTTACACAGAGAAGTGTGTAGAGTGCCGGCAG AGAGGGGAGGCCCTGATGGGAGCTGCCACTTacaactacctcatgaagcccgCTGACAATGGTGCTCTGATCTTGGAGGCCACTGTTACTGAGCTCCATCAGTTCACACCATTCAATGAGATGTCAGGAGCTGCCCAAATGGAAGCAAA ACAAATGTTGACTTTCGTTGAGATCAAGAAGGATCCAATTATTGTCCCCGATAATAACTATGTTCACCGTGGATCCATCCAGTATGAGTTTGCCACTGAGATTCTCCAGATGCCCATTCAGCTCCTTAAGATCAGCAACGCACGTGCTCAG GCTGTGAAGATCCTGAATCATCTGGTCACATACAACACGGCACAGGTCCATGAAGATGCTCCTCTTAAGTTTCTGCAGTTTATTCAGCTCCTGCGCGTGGCAGGCTCTGAGACTATTAATGCCATCTGGGCTGAGTTCAAGGCCAAACCAGCTtacag aCACTGGATCCTGGATGCTGTCCCCTCCATCGGAAGATCAGTGGCTGTGAGATTCATCAAGGAGAAGTTTTTGGCTGGTGACATCACTATTTTTGAGGCTGCTCAGGCTCTGGTTGCCGCTGTGCATATGGTGACTGCTGATCTGGAGACTGTCAAGCTTGTTGAA AGCCTGGCTTTCAACCACAAGATTCAGACACACCCAGTTCTACGTGAGATCGCCATGCTTGGTTATGGTACCATGGTTTCCAAATACTGTGTTCAATATCCCAACTGCCCCGCTGAACTTGTGAAG CCCATCCACGAACTTGCTGTTCAGGCTGTTGCTAATAGCAAATTTGAGGAACTCTCCATGGTTCTTAAAGCTCTGGGTAATGCTGGCCATCCTGCTAGCATTAAACCAATCACAAAGCTCCTGCCCGTGTTTGGAACTGCAGCTGCTGCTCTGCCCCTGAGAGTCCAGGCTGATGCAGTCTTGGCCCTCAGGAACATTGCTAAGAGGGAGCCTAGAATG GTCCAGGAAGTTGCTGTGCAGTTGTTCATGGACAAGGCTCTCCACCCAGAGCTCCGCATGCTTGCCTGCATTGTTTTGTTTGAGACAAAGCCCCCAATGGGCCTGGTGATTACTGTAGCTAGCATTCTGAAAACAGAGAAAAATCTGCAGGTTGCTAGCTTCACCTACTCTCACATGATGTCCCTGACCAGGAGCACCTCCCCTGACTTTGCCTCAGT TGCTGCTGCCTGCAATGTTGCTGTCAAGATGCTCAGCACCAAATTTAGAAGATTGAGCTGCCACTTCAGTCAAGCCATCCACCTGGATGCCTATTCCA ATCCCCTAAGGATTGGTGCTGCTGCCAGTGCTTTCTACATCAACGATGCTGCCACCCTTTTCCCCAGAACTGTCGTGGCCAAAGCTCGCACCTACTTTGCTGGAGCAGCTGCTGATGTTCTTGAG GTTGGAGTGAGAACTGAGGGAATCCAGGAGGCTCTTCTGAAATTACCCCCAGCTCCTGAAAATGCTGACAGGATCACCAAGATGAGGCGTGTCATTAAGGCT CTGTCTGACTGGAGGTCCCTAGACACAAGAAAGCCCCTAGCCTCCATATATGTGAAGTTCTTTGGACAGGAAATTGCCTTTGCCAACATCGACAAGTCCATCATCGATCAGGCACTTCAG CTTGCCAACAGTCCTTCTGCACACGCTTTGGGAAAAAATGCCTTGAAGGCACTGTTGGCTGGAGCAACTTTCCAGTATGTTAAGCCCCTGCTGGCTGCAGAGGTGCGTCGCATCTTCCCCACCGCTGTTGGTTTGCCCATGGAGCTCAGTTACTACGCTGCTGCTGTCGCTAAAGCATACGTCAAAG TCCGTGCCACTCTGACACCTGCTCTGCCTGAAACCTTCCATGCTGCCCAGCTATTGGAAACAAACATTGAGCTACACGCCGAAGTTAGACCAAG CATTGTCATGCATACATTTGCTGTGATGGGAGTGAACACTGCATTCATCCAGGCTGCTATTATGGCAAGAACTAAGGTCCGCACAATTGTCCCTGCAAAATTTGCAGCACAGCTTGACATCGCTAATGGCAACTTCAAGTTTGAAGCTTTCCCTGTTTCCGCTCCTGAGCATATTGCTGTCGCACA CATTGAGACCTTTGCTGTCGCAAGAAATGTGGAGGATGTCCCAGCCGAGAGAATAACTCCCTTGATTCCTGCCCAAGGAGTAGCAAGAAGCGCACAGCAGTCCAGGGATAAGTTCACATCTATGATTGCAGCCTCTGCT TCAAGATCTTCCGAGATCCTCTATTCTGATTTGCCATCCAACTTCAAGCCCATCATTAAGGCAATTGTAGTCGGTCTTGAGGAGACAATCTGTGTCGAAAGGCTTGGAGTCAAAGCATGCTTTGAATTTGCCTCAGAGAGTGCTGCCTTCATCAGAAACACTcttttctacaacatgattggaaaGCATTCAGTCCTTATTTCTGTGAAACAAT CATCTGAACCCGCCATCGAGAGGCTGGAGTTTGAAGTGCAAGTTGGACCCAAGGCTGCAGAAAAGATTATCAAAGTCATCACCATGAACGAAGAGGAGGAAGCTCCCGAGGGAAAAACTGTACTGTTGAAGCTCAAGAAAATTCTGGTGCCTGATCTGAAGAACGGCACCAGAGATTCCTCTAGTTCCAGCAGCTCTAGTTCTAGTAGTTCCCGCCCTAGATCCAAGAAATCAGAGAGCAGCAGCTCTTCCAGCTCCTCCAGCTCCCGCATCTCCGAG CCTTACGACCCCAACGACCGCAAATTCAAAAAGAATCACAAG GACTCtcaagccacctccaatgtcatctCCAGAAGCAAGAGCAGTGCCTCTAGCTTCCATGCCATCTACAAGCAG GACAAATTCCTTGGCAATAAACTTGCCCCTAAGGTGATCATCCTCTTCCGTTTAGTGAGAGCTGACCATAAGATAGAGGGATACCAGGTTACTGCTTACTTGAACAAAGCTACTTTCAGACTGCAGATCATTATGGCTGCCCTTGATGAGAACGACAACTGGAAACTGTGTGCTGATGGTGTTCTGCTCAGCAAACACAAAGTCACT GCCAAGATTGCTTGGGGTGCAGAGTGCAAGGATTATAACACCTTTATCACTGCTGAGACTGGTCTTGTTGGTCCAAGCCCTGCAGTTCGTCTGAGGTTGTCTTGGGACAGACTCCCCAAGGTTCCCAAGGCTGTTTGGCGCTATGTTAGGAT CGTGTCTGAATTCATCCCTGGGTACATCCCATATTACCTGGCTGACTTGGTTCCAATGCAAAAAGACAAAAATAGTGAGAAACAGATTCAATGCACTGTGGTTGCAACATCTGAAAGGACCCTGGATGTCATTCTGAAAACACCCAAG ATGACACTGTATAAACGGGGTGTGAACCTGCCCTGTTCTCTGCCCATTGAGTCTATGACTGATCTTTCTCCCTTTGATGACAACATTGTTAACAAAATCCACTACTTGTTTTCTGAAGTCAACGCAG TTAAATGTAGCATGGTCAGAGACACATTGACAACATTCAACAACAGGAAGTACCCGGTCAATATGCCTCTCTCCTGCTACCAAGTTTTGGCTCAGGATTGTACCATAGAGCTCAAATTCATGGTTCTGCTGAAGAAGGATCACGCATCTGAAGAAAACCACATCAATGTGAAAATCTCTGACAT TGATGTTGACCTGTACCCTGAGGACAATGATGTGATAGTGAAGGTCAATGGAATGGAAATTTCCAAAGCCAACCTCCCATACGAGGACCCCTCAG GTTCTATCAAGATCGGTCTGAAGGGTGAAGGTGTGTCTCTCTATGCCAAAAGCCATGGTCTCCAAGAAGTCTACTTTGATAGGAACTCATGGAAG ATTAAAGTCGTGGACTGGATGAAGGGACAGACCTGTGGACTCTGTGGAAAGGCTGATGGCGAACACAGACAGGAGTACCGTACACCCAGTGGCCGCCTGACCAAGAGCTCAGTCAGCTTTGCCCATTCCTGGGTGCTTCCTTCTGATAGCTGCCGTGATGCGTCTG AATGTCTCATGAAGCTCGAGTCTGTGAAGCTGGAGAAGCAGGTGATTGTTGATGACAGGGATTCCAAATGCTACTCTGTTGAGCCTGTGCTGCGCTGTCTGCCTGGATGCCTCCCAGTGAGGACCACCCCCATCACCATCGGTTTCCACTGCCTGCCCGTCG ATTCCAACCTGAACCGCTCTGAAGGTCTGAGCAGCATCTATGAGAAGAGTGTGGACCTGATGGAGAAGGCAGAAGCCCATGTGGCCTGTCGCTGCTCTGAGCAGTGCATTTAG